The genomic segment GCAGCAACGTCTTAAGGCCTGGGCATATGCTTGGCGCCTTACGCGCGACAAGAAATACAAGGAACGCGCGTTTAAGGAAATGAGTGTAGCTGCGGGCAACACGTCGCAGCCATTTGGCAACGGCGACAAGCGATGGAATCCTGACCACTTCCTCGACACCGCTGAGATGGCTGCTGGATATGCCTTCGCATACGATTGGATGTATGATGCATGGAACGATAAGCAAAAGAGCTACATTATCGATTGGATTGTTCGTTTCGCCTTGGCACAAGGTCTAGACATGTATAACAAGAATACCGCCTGGTGGTCCACCGCGAAAAGTGGCAACGGCAACTGGAATTGTGTTTCAAATGGTGGCCTGATCTTTAGTGCGCTTGCCATTCAGAACGATGCGAAGGGTAGCGACAAAAGTACGACAGACCAGATTCTGAAGAAGGCCCTGGATAATGTCAAGCAAAACTGTATGCGCGCGGTGTACGAGGATGGAACATGGTCCGAGACGCCCAATTACTGGTACTTCGGCACGAATGCTCAGGCTAGAATGGTGTCGGCCCTTATTACAGCCACAGGGTCTGACCAGGGCTTGATGGACCAAAACAAGAATTGGTATAAAACGGCTGAGTTCCATATGTACGTGACAGGCAATGCTGGTATGTTTGCTTATGGTGACAACGGTCCCAACAAGTTTGCGACAACTGCAAACCAGTTGTTCCTTTACAGTCAGCTCGCCAAAAATCCCGTCTACGCGCTATTTCAGCGTGATCGTGCCGATGCAGCTTCTGATCCGCTGAGTATGTTCTGGTATGACTCCACACCTCGTGGCGCCTTCTACAACGGCTTGCCACTCGACCGCCTATTCGACAATGACATGGGAAGCTGGGTTTCGATGCGCAGTTCGTGGACAGACACGACTGGTAACTATGTTGCCATGAAGTTCTCTAACCATACGGGTCACCAGACACACGGTGACTTGGATGCGGGTGACTTTGTTATTGATGCtctcggcacgcgctttGCGGGCGAGTACGGCAGTGATAACTACCTGGCTAAAGACTATTTCATGGGAGAAGAGGATGGTGCTGCGCGTTGGACGTACTTCCGCAAAGGCACGCAAGGTCAGAACACTATCGTGATTGGCAAGCAAAACATGAACGCTAGTTGTAAGCCCACGTTCAAGTTCGACTCATCGAATACGAAGCAGAACGATGATCTGAACTTTACCCCTGACGATAAGTCGACGGCGTATACTGTGACTGACTTGAGCTCATGCTATGATGAAGACAAGGGATCCGTGCAACGAGGTATCCGTTTCTTGAACGGACGTCGCCAGATCCTTGTGCAGGATGAAATTAAAAAGCAAAATAAGGAGATCCAGTGGCGCGTACAAACAAATGCTACCGTGGAGCTGTCGAAGGACAAGAAAACTGCAACGCTGACTATCACCGAGGTGCATGACCCAAATGCAGCCATTGACAAGATGAAAATCAACATTCCGAAGGCCCAAATGAAGGCCACGATTCTGTCGCCCGGTAATGCTCAGTTTGCCGTTGCGCCAGCCTATGACAAAAATTCTAAGAAACCAAACTACTACTATGGCGAGAATGAGGTGCCTTCACAGGATACGGACAACAACGGCCAGCGAATTCAAGCTGAAGTCCTTGACTATGAAGTGAATGTTCTCTCTATCACGCTGCCTGGTGATTCAGACACTAACATCAAGGTTTGGTGGCAGCCGCAGTACAGCGAGTTGAACGATGCAGATAAGGCTCAACCAAAGAATGTCCCTCTATCAAAGTGGTCTATTGATAGCCACTAAGCTGCACAAATTTCGAATCCCTTGCAAATACGTTGTAATTCCCATATAAAATAGCTTAGATCGAATAAGAGTGGCCTACTTTTC from the Malassezia restricta chromosome II, complete sequence genome contains:
- a CDS encoding heparinase II III family protein, yielding MSTNYAMVPQGRENVNDPFNQHQVYDSRPLRPLGARSQYEPARAANSHPYQFENNHYQQSQQNLLAGQQGMSYETNQQDDLSRSFQTPDAAGSASRNQTGGIQPSDYNEKFSKQRPSRKWLWWLVAAIVLICVILAAVLGGVLGSRASDDDDDDSKDNHSMPKSQTGSDNKPSNLVGVFPQSVFDAASNAAKQGDTDHIAYYGTDTYGNPVFTSSGNKNKPSFGKAVGKCEDPWKPTNNLNNGRPGHPRLIAPGYMWDCLESRIKEDAYLTAWNYSIFQNATNWLDEKPVEYDIDGGLTLSGILDVSRIVQQRLKAWAYAWRLTRDKKYKERAFKEMSVAAGNTSQPFGNGDKRWNPDHFLDTAEMAAGYAFAYDWMYDAWNDKQKSYIIDWIVRFALAQGLDMYNKNTAWWSTAKSGNGNWNCVSNGGLIFSALAIQNDAKGSDKSTTDQILKKALDNVKQNCMRAVYEDGTWSETPNYWYFGTNAQARMVSALITATGSDQGLMDQNKNWYKTAEFHMYVTGNAGMFAYGDNGPNKFATTANQLFLYSQLAKNPVYALFQRDRADAASDPLSMFWYDSTPRGAFYNGLPLDRLFDNDMGSWVSMRSSWTDTTGNYVAMKFSNHTGHQTHGDLDAGDFVIDALGTRFAGEYGSDNYLAKDYFMGEEDGAARWTYFRKGTQGQNTIVIGKQNMNASCKPTFKFDSSNTKQNDDLNFTPDDKSTAYTVTDLSSCYDEDKGSVQRGIRFLNGRRQILVQDEIKKQNKEIQWRVQTNATVELSKDKKTATLTITEVHDPNAAIDKMKINIPKAQMKATILSPGNAQFAVAPAYDKNSKKPNYYYGENEVPSQDTDNNGQRIQAEVLDYEVNVLSITLPGDSDTNIKVWWQPQYSELNDADKAQPKNVPLSKWSIDSH